In a genomic window of Roseiflexus castenholzii DSM 13941:
- a CDS encoding iron-containing alcohol dehydrogenase encodes MIDFFEYHMRTRLMYKIGLAREFANEVAQLGVQRALLVADPGVVQAGLLDRVRGGLEGSIDVVGAFTDVPSDSSVATVEQGAAVARDTGADVLIAVGGGSAIDTAKAMRILLTEGGTLYDYQGANLLTRPLFPMIAIPTTAGTGSEVTPVAVIRDEQAEQKLFFLSPYLGPELAILDPEMTRTLPPRLTAATGMDALSHAIETFVGVGANPITDSLALQAIDMISNYLRAATHNGDDLEARGNMLIAAAIAGIAFSTTGIGVNTGIIHAASHTVGAAYHVHHGTANSILLPHGMRFNAAVVPNRMVRIARAMGVNAGGRPEEDVIADGIAAVAKLAADCGLPARLRDVGVPEDALPALAEGTLMDGAIMSNPRPVEYEDALAILRAAY; translated from the coding sequence ATGATCGACTTTTTCGAGTACCACATGCGCACCCGATTGATGTACAAGATCGGCCTGGCGCGTGAATTTGCCAATGAAGTCGCGCAACTTGGCGTGCAACGCGCGCTGCTCGTCGCGGATCCCGGCGTGGTGCAGGCAGGATTGCTCGACCGGGTGCGTGGAGGTTTGGAAGGATCTATCGATGTCGTGGGCGCCTTTACCGATGTTCCGTCCGACTCATCAGTGGCGACGGTCGAGCAGGGCGCCGCTGTGGCGCGCGATACCGGCGCTGATGTGTTGATTGCAGTCGGCGGTGGTTCTGCCATTGATACCGCCAAGGCCATGCGCATCCTGCTGACCGAAGGCGGGACGCTGTACGACTATCAGGGCGCCAATCTCCTCACCCGCCCGCTCTTCCCGATGATTGCCATCCCGACAACCGCCGGCACCGGCAGCGAAGTCACCCCGGTTGCGGTTATTCGTGATGAGCAGGCGGAACAGAAACTGTTCTTCCTCAGTCCCTATCTGGGACCGGAACTGGCGATCCTCGACCCGGAGATGACGCGCACGCTGCCGCCGCGTCTGACGGCCGCTACCGGTATGGACGCGCTCAGCCACGCCATCGAGACTTTCGTTGGCGTTGGCGCGAATCCGATCACCGACAGCCTGGCGCTTCAGGCGATTGACATGATCTCGAACTATCTGCGTGCCGCCACGCACAATGGCGATGATCTCGAAGCGCGCGGCAATATGCTGATCGCGGCTGCCATTGCGGGGATTGCGTTTTCCACCACGGGCATCGGTGTGAATACCGGCATCATCCATGCCGCCTCGCACACCGTCGGTGCGGCGTATCACGTTCATCACGGCACGGCTAATTCGATCCTCCTGCCGCACGGCATGCGCTTCAACGCTGCGGTCGTTCCCAACCGTATGGTTCGGATCGCGCGCGCTATGGGCGTTAACGCCGGTGGACGCCCCGAAGAGGATGTCATTGCCGACGGGATCGCCGCTGTCGCCAAACTCGCCGCCGATTGCGGGTTGCCTGCGCGCCTGCGTGATGTCGGTGTGCCGGAGGATGCCTTGCCTGCGCTCGCCGAAGGGACCTTGATGGATGGCGCGATTATGAGCAATCCACGCCCGGTGGAGTATGAAGATGCGCTGGCGATCCTGCGCGCTGCCTACTGA
- a CDS encoding dodecin family protein has product MSESVYKIIELVGTSAESWEKAAVNAIETASRHLKDLRVGEVAEMDIHLEDGKIMYRTKLKVSFKYHEDI; this is encoded by the coding sequence ATGTCCGAAAGCGTGTACAAGATCATCGAACTGGTCGGCACAAGCGCCGAGTCGTGGGAAAAAGCTGCGGTAAACGCCATCGAGACCGCATCGCGCCACCTGAAGGATCTGCGGGTCGGCGAGGTGGCTGAGATGGACATTCACCTGGAAGACGGTAAGATCATGTATCGCACGAAACTGAAGGTGTCGTTCAAGTACCACGAAGATATTTGA
- a CDS encoding aminoacyl-tRNA deacylase — translation MTCLERLSAYLRDNRVSYTIHHHPTAYTASDVAAYEHVPPHTFAKVVMVFIDGRLAMLVVPADTRADLARLAEIIGAREICLADEREFASVFPDCEPGAMPPFGNLYNLPVYLDRDLAECAMITLQAGTHQDAITMRSEDFIRLVHPFIASFERDTQILAGHF, via the coding sequence ATGACGTGTCTCGAACGCCTGAGCGCGTATTTGCGCGATAACCGCGTTTCGTACACGATCCATCATCATCCCACCGCGTACACTGCTTCCGACGTTGCCGCTTACGAACACGTTCCGCCTCACACCTTCGCCAAGGTTGTGATGGTCTTCATCGACGGAAGACTGGCGATGCTCGTTGTGCCCGCCGATACACGCGCCGATCTGGCGCGGCTCGCCGAGATTATTGGGGCGCGTGAGATTTGTCTGGCAGACGAGCGCGAGTTCGCGTCGGTCTTTCCCGACTGCGAACCTGGCGCTATGCCGCCTTTTGGCAACCTGTACAACCTGCCGGTGTATCTGGATCGCGATCTCGCCGAATGCGCAATGATCACCTTGCAGGCAGGCACACACCAGGACGCCATCACGATGCGAAGTGAAGACTTCATCCGTCTTGTCCATCCGTTCATTGCCTCATTCGAGCGCGACACACAGATTCTGGCCGGTCATTTTTGA
- a CDS encoding SDR family NAD(P)-dependent oxidoreductase: MSTLNEKTAFITGGGRGIGRAIALTFAGAGAAVAVAGRNREALDEVCAIIEQRGGRAVAVTCDVADAMQVYTAVSTARAALGPFDILVNNAGVTYSAKLTDTDDALWERVIQVNLNGAYYCCKAIVPDMIARGGGRIINIASMASLVGMPFSAAYSAAKHGLLGLTRSLALELQRYHITSNAICPAWVDTDMMAEAINALAAKTGRTPEEAREALLSRGGQQRAMSPEEVAIAALRLAGPDGAVTNGEAIVLH, translated from the coding sequence ATGAGTACGTTGAATGAGAAGACAGCATTCATTACCGGTGGCGGGCGCGGGATTGGCCGGGCGATTGCGTTGACGTTCGCCGGCGCCGGTGCGGCGGTGGCTGTTGCCGGGCGCAATCGGGAGGCGCTTGACGAGGTGTGCGCTATCATTGAGCAGCGTGGTGGGCGTGCGGTTGCCGTCACATGCGATGTCGCCGATGCAATGCAGGTCTACACCGCCGTCAGTACGGCGCGCGCGGCGCTTGGTCCGTTTGATATTCTGGTGAACAACGCGGGGGTCACCTATAGCGCCAAGTTAACCGATACCGATGATGCGCTCTGGGAGCGAGTCATTCAGGTGAATCTCAACGGGGCATATTATTGCTGCAAGGCGATTGTTCCCGATATGATCGCGCGCGGCGGCGGGCGGATCATTAATATCGCATCGATGGCATCGCTCGTTGGGATGCCCTTCTCGGCGGCGTATAGCGCTGCGAAGCACGGTCTGCTTGGTCTGACGCGCTCGCTGGCGCTCGAGCTGCAACGGTACCATATTACGTCGAATGCTATCTGCCCTGCCTGGGTTGACACCGATATGATGGCGGAGGCGATCAATGCGTTGGCGGCGAAGACCGGTCGCACGCCGGAAGAGGCGCGTGAGGCGTTGCTGTCGCGCGGCGGTCAGCAACGCGCTATGTCGCCGGAGGAGGTCGCCATTGCTGCGTTGCGCCTCGCCGGTCCCGATGGCGCCGTTACCAATGGCGAAGCGATTGTGCTTCATTAA
- a CDS encoding sensor histidine kinase: MDTYLRARLLGMALVNVSLALLLIVLYIGLLTILLWIGIQDQMIAHMLASVGMAVAVIPVRQRLVRFSNWLLRLRWQNSEEILREFSAALSHTIEPDALRALLIADLPQRLRLYSATLWMLEPPEDQMFVAIGQEAHLPGATILAQGASIGKVRRCPDYLRVPVHADDEWARPFVAQGIGLLFPLRIGSRLVGIYGCGWSMSRRGYSRQTISLLVTLAPAIASALENTRAYTEIARLNNQLRRLDKLKDQFIEHVGHELRTPLTSLSLALQLLTHQPELMRDLSHVVRNSILQLEALVNRVLLLDHSFENATAHMHRHSSSIELLPLLEEVAESFMPAVCAKGLDLRVQAPEGLAAWGDVTLLRRALHEVIDNAIRYSDTGTVTITASVRDGLAVITVEDQGPGIPPDERDLLFNAFYRGRRTRALAEQPGVGLGLSLARRDIEALRGQIWLERTGSDGSVMCVALPAVELSYNEVGRSLSG, translated from the coding sequence GTGGATACATATTTGCGGGCACGATTGCTCGGCATGGCGCTGGTCAATGTCAGTCTGGCGCTGCTCCTGATCGTCCTGTACATTGGACTGCTGACGATTCTGCTCTGGATCGGAATCCAAGATCAGATGATCGCGCATATGCTGGCGTCGGTTGGAATGGCAGTCGCAGTTATTCCGGTGCGGCAACGGTTGGTTCGGTTCAGCAACTGGCTTCTGCGTCTGCGTTGGCAGAATAGTGAGGAAATTCTGCGCGAATTCAGTGCGGCTCTCAGTCATACCATCGAACCCGATGCCCTGCGCGCCCTTTTGATCGCCGATCTACCGCAGCGGTTGCGGTTATACAGTGCGACCCTCTGGATGCTCGAACCGCCGGAAGACCAGATGTTTGTTGCGATTGGTCAGGAAGCGCACCTGCCGGGCGCCACGATCCTGGCGCAGGGGGCAAGCATCGGCAAAGTGCGTCGCTGTCCCGATTACCTTCGTGTTCCCGTCCACGCCGACGATGAATGGGCGCGACCATTCGTTGCGCAGGGGATCGGACTGCTCTTTCCACTGCGGATCGGCAGTCGTCTGGTGGGCATCTATGGATGCGGATGGTCGATGAGCCGTCGGGGGTATTCACGTCAGACGATCAGCCTGCTCGTGACCCTGGCGCCTGCCATTGCTAGCGCTCTCGAGAATACGCGCGCATATACCGAAATTGCACGGCTCAATAATCAACTGCGTCGCCTCGATAAATTGAAGGATCAGTTTATTGAGCATGTCGGGCACGAACTGCGCACACCGCTTACGAGCCTGTCGCTCGCGTTGCAACTGCTCACGCACCAACCCGAATTGATGCGCGATCTCAGCCATGTTGTGCGCAACAGCATTCTGCAACTTGAGGCGCTGGTTAATCGCGTGTTGCTGCTGGATCATTCGTTCGAGAATGCCACTGCCCATATGCACCGGCACTCATCATCAATCGAACTGTTGCCATTGCTCGAAGAGGTTGCCGAGTCGTTCATGCCCGCTGTGTGCGCAAAAGGGCTTGATCTACGTGTGCAGGCGCCAGAAGGGTTGGCTGCCTGGGGCGACGTCACGCTGCTGCGCCGCGCGCTGCACGAGGTGATTGATAATGCCATCCGGTATAGCGATACAGGAACAGTGACCATCACTGCGTCTGTGCGCGATGGTCTTGCGGTCATCACAGTTGAAGACCAGGGACCTGGCATCCCGCCTGATGAGCGTGATTTATTGTTTAACGCATTTTACCGGGGTCGCCGCACGCGCGCCCTGGCGGAGCAGCCAGGCGTTGGATTGGGGTTGAGCCTGGCGCGTCGTGACATCGAAGCGCTCAGAGGGCAGATCTGGCTTGAACGCACCGGCAGCGATGGGTCGGTCATGTGCGTTGCTCTCCCTGCTGTGGAACTGTCGTATAACGAGGTGGGACGATCATTGTCAGGATAG
- a CDS encoding cation transporter, whose amino-acid sequence MTDETSSSRASTGASLRRAVGFVALANFAYFGVEFAIALAIGSVALFADSIDFLEDTALNVLILVGLGWSPIWRGRLGMILAAILLIPGLATLWKAWEKFLHPTPPDPAWLAVAGVGALVVNLTCALALARHRKHHGSLAKAAFLSARNDALANVAIVAAGLLTAVILSGWPDLIVGLGILAINADAARQVWIAARREVRAEN is encoded by the coding sequence ATGACTGACGAAACGTCCTCATCGCGCGCGTCGACCGGTGCATCGCTGCGGCGGGCAGTGGGTTTTGTGGCGCTGGCAAACTTCGCCTATTTTGGAGTGGAGTTTGCTATTGCTCTTGCTATTGGCTCGGTCGCACTTTTTGCCGATAGCATCGACTTTCTCGAAGACACGGCTTTAAACGTGTTGATCCTGGTTGGGCTGGGATGGTCCCCTATCTGGCGTGGACGCCTGGGGATGATCCTCGCCGCCATTCTCCTGATCCCCGGTCTGGCGACGCTCTGGAAGGCGTGGGAGAAATTTCTGCACCCCACCCCGCCCGATCCGGCATGGCTTGCTGTGGCAGGGGTGGGGGCGCTGGTTGTGAACCTGACCTGCGCACTGGCGCTTGCCCGCCACCGGAAGCATCACGGGAGTCTGGCAAAAGCCGCCTTTCTCTCCGCGCGCAATGACGCACTGGCAAATGTCGCTATTGTGGCGGCTGGACTCCTGACCGCCGTGATCCTCTCCGGTTGGCCCGATCTGATTGTAGGATTGGGAATCCTGGCGATCAATGCCGACGCTGCGCGGCAGGTCTGGATCGCAGCGCGGCGTGAAGTGCGCGCTGAGAACTGA
- the tyrS gene encoding tyrosine--tRNA ligase → MTTILDELRWRGLLYESSDGLDDLLERERVTLYIGFDPSADSLHIGHLLPLLTLARFQRWGHTPIALAGGGTGLIGDPSGKTQERPLLSKEQVAANVEAIKRQLAQFLDFNAGDHSAMLLNNAEWLTRLSLMDFLRDVGKHLTVNYMLAKDSVRSRMMSETGISFTEFSYMLLQAYDFAYLFEHYGCKLQAGGSDQWGNITAGIELIRRTSGQKAYGLVYPLVTKADGTKFGKTESGAVWLDPKRTSPYRFYQFWYNVDDADVGKYLRYFTWLSAAEIEELEQITARQPERRTAQQRLAREVTRMVHGEAALARAEEASQALFGGSLASLSADDVADIFEDVPSITLPRQDLEGDGMSLIDALVRCGIATSKSDARRAIEGGGIYINNVQSADVGRRLTLHDSIDGQCIVLRKGRRHYHLIRLV, encoded by the coding sequence ATGACAACAATTCTTGACGAACTCCGCTGGCGCGGGCTGCTCTACGAGAGCAGCGACGGTCTGGACGATCTGTTGGAGCGCGAACGGGTGACGCTCTACATCGGCTTCGACCCCAGCGCCGATAGTCTGCACATCGGACATTTGTTGCCACTGCTCACCCTGGCGCGTTTCCAGCGCTGGGGGCATACGCCGATTGCACTGGCTGGCGGCGGCACCGGTCTGATAGGCGATCCGAGCGGCAAAACGCAGGAACGTCCCTTACTGAGCAAAGAGCAGGTCGCGGCAAATGTCGAGGCGATCAAACGCCAACTTGCTCAGTTTCTCGACTTCAACGCTGGCGACCATTCGGCGATGCTGCTCAACAACGCCGAATGGCTGACGCGCCTGTCGCTCATGGACTTTTTGCGCGATGTCGGCAAGCATCTGACGGTCAACTACATGCTGGCCAAGGACTCGGTGCGCTCACGGATGATGAGTGAAACCGGCATTTCATTTACCGAGTTCAGCTACATGCTCCTCCAGGCATACGATTTTGCCTATCTCTTCGAACACTATGGCTGTAAACTCCAGGCAGGCGGCAGCGATCAGTGGGGGAACATCACGGCCGGCATTGAACTGATCCGTCGCACGTCAGGGCAGAAGGCGTATGGGCTGGTCTACCCGCTGGTGACGAAGGCGGACGGTACAAAGTTCGGCAAGACCGAGTCGGGTGCGGTGTGGCTCGACCCGAAGCGCACGTCGCCTTACCGGTTCTACCAGTTCTGGTACAACGTCGATGATGCGGATGTCGGGAAGTATCTGCGCTACTTTACCTGGTTGAGCGCTGCCGAGATCGAAGAACTGGAACAGATCACGGCGAGGCAACCGGAGCGCCGCACTGCACAGCAGCGCCTGGCGCGCGAGGTGACGCGCATGGTGCATGGCGAAGCAGCGCTGGCGCGCGCCGAGGAGGCGTCGCAGGCGCTCTTCGGCGGGTCGCTGGCAAGCCTCAGCGCCGATGATGTGGCGGATATCTTCGAGGATGTGCCTTCGATTACGCTTCCGCGCCAGGACCTCGAAGGTGACGGGATGAGCCTGATCGATGCGCTGGTGCGCTGTGGCATCGCTACCTCGAAGAGCGACGCGCGACGCGCTATCGAAGGTGGCGGCATCTATATCAACAATGTCCAGAGCGCCGATGTGGGGCGTCGGCTGACGCTCCACGATAGCATCGATGGACAGTGTATCGTGTTGCGCAAAGGGCGCAGACATTATCACCTGATCAGGCTCGTGTGA
- a CDS encoding cyclic nucleotide-binding domain-containing protein produces the protein MTTLKTTITTDFGPPQTVSRPLPGGIWAAVRHGVAASPTPTVQVYALIRKRITHRSVSDPLWTILRDRTDPAKYRPHAIPDVAADPVSEGDQTLYIVRSPRGNYIRLTEAQHEVWRAMDGTRTVSELGLAAFRQHGLILPIGELVAGLKAEGLLFDQPTGIYRAINDAITRGTTGAWRRRLRCILTGATLALPGIDAFYDRVYRWGGRLLFTRVFALLAGMIALIGIITFGLAMSSGSETYEVIRLNDSVTLGLAALWAVTLLSFVVHESAHALAVKHFGRTLTRGGVMLYYGLPAAFVDTSDIWRSPRRARVMVSAVGPAADLLVGSLAAIAAYLLPDTPVGAIAYKLAFTSFVSSVFNLNPLLELDGYYILVDLLRMPDLRRSALAYVRGPLWEKLGAHLRMRSTHWMQRMGKRPPATTLNLDERTLPLSRKERIYAIYGAATTLYTFLAIIGAVWFWQQQILEPALELLRGIWWQRLIGMALILTVVLPAVIAILLAFWEAGQTMVGWLVRRGYGRQPGLLAAVGVLLALIASLAVIGTRDGPWGWVALALGPALWIVALNALLAIRTYYRGATIYPAVLALVVTTTLAGMAGIARALPLPPGIWVILDGLAFVGLLVAGFTVLLDADLRTTPLHELLGTAILLMIAFAIGGVALFSVQTVYPTTGALAWLAMAAPAYFGALALALLLQHLFGLADSRLIWSWALLWASTLVKTAGYIADLRGDGLALDVLGAGLWTTAWLVHGAILRHLTLREFHWEHIPSMNESDRLVRAFQLTYCGCYRLLHSVYGERRARALDDRMDILAATANWEITLDHEQARIGQQVTTLPIAVQGARFAEVLRYTVAEIEQIAGAAFARRCIQAAYDALPWPERETASRLCFPDTPWARELSSSFGDMRAARLRLLRQVDIFLHCDDDELEALVASVIEQTLAGGATVLRAGAAAPGIWIIEAGEVVARRGERIVAELHRGDAIGAAEVMGNTPCAYTYRTTMTSSLLFLPAEEFFHLTAGRVPHATAGLELTEVLRLLEQVPLFADLPRNTLRGLAAIAEQHTYPARTVIVRQGRPSGTFFIIRKGTAAVVRHDSSAANEGQSRARLIARLGPQEFFGELELLRNAPPVASVIALTSLTTLTLPHAAIQALVHNDGSVSRQLERIGTGRLKALESR, from the coding sequence ATGACGACGCTGAAGACGACAATAACGACGGATTTCGGACCACCCCAAACCGTCTCCCGTCCGCTCCCCGGCGGTATCTGGGCTGCGGTCCGGCACGGCGTTGCTGCGTCGCCCACCCCAACAGTCCAGGTATATGCGCTCATTCGGAAACGGATTACTCACCGGTCAGTATCAGACCCTCTGTGGACCATCCTGCGCGACCGCACCGATCCGGCAAAGTACCGCCCCCATGCCATTCCCGACGTTGCCGCCGATCCGGTGAGCGAAGGCGATCAGACGCTCTATATCGTGCGCAGTCCGCGTGGCAATTATATTCGCCTGACCGAAGCGCAACACGAGGTCTGGCGTGCAATGGATGGCACGCGCACCGTCTCCGAACTTGGGCTTGCCGCCTTCCGTCAGCATGGGCTGATCCTGCCGATTGGCGAACTGGTCGCCGGTCTCAAGGCGGAAGGTTTGTTGTTCGACCAGCCAACTGGCATCTATCGCGCCATCAACGACGCGATTACCAGAGGGACGACCGGCGCCTGGAGGCGTCGCTTGCGATGCATCCTGACCGGCGCAACGCTGGCGCTGCCCGGCATCGACGCTTTCTACGATAGGGTGTATCGTTGGGGCGGCAGATTGCTCTTTACTCGCGTTTTTGCGCTCCTCGCCGGAATGATCGCGCTCATTGGCATCATCACGTTTGGGCTGGCAATGAGCAGCGGTTCGGAAACATATGAGGTCATTCGGCTGAACGACTCGGTGACGCTGGGGCTGGCGGCGCTCTGGGCAGTCACCCTGCTATCCTTCGTGGTGCATGAGAGCGCGCACGCACTGGCGGTCAAGCATTTTGGACGCACTCTGACTCGCGGCGGCGTGATGCTGTACTATGGCTTGCCTGCCGCTTTCGTCGATACCAGTGACATCTGGCGCTCGCCGCGCCGTGCGCGCGTCATGGTATCGGCAGTCGGTCCTGCGGCAGACCTGCTGGTCGGCAGTCTGGCAGCAATTGCCGCTTACCTGTTGCCGGATACTCCTGTTGGCGCAATTGCTTACAAACTGGCGTTCACCAGTTTTGTATCGAGTGTGTTCAACCTGAATCCGCTCCTCGAACTCGACGGCTACTATATCCTCGTCGATCTGCTGCGGATGCCGGACCTTCGGCGTTCGGCGCTGGCATATGTGCGTGGTCCGCTGTGGGAAAAACTTGGCGCCCACCTGCGCATGCGCTCGACACACTGGATGCAACGCATGGGCAAACGTCCCCCGGCAACGACGCTCAACCTCGATGAGCGCACATTGCCGCTTAGCCGCAAAGAACGCATCTACGCGATCTATGGTGCAGCCACGACGCTCTATACCTTTCTGGCGATCATCGGTGCGGTATGGTTCTGGCAGCAACAGATTCTCGAGCCAGCCCTGGAGTTGTTGCGCGGCATCTGGTGGCAACGACTGATTGGCATGGCACTGATCCTGACGGTCGTTCTCCCGGCAGTCATAGCCATTCTGCTTGCGTTCTGGGAAGCGGGGCAGACCATGGTCGGCTGGTTGGTTCGACGCGGATATGGGCGTCAGCCTGGGCTGCTCGCTGCTGTTGGGGTCTTGCTGGCATTGATCGCATCACTGGCGGTCATTGGAACCAGAGACGGTCCGTGGGGATGGGTCGCCCTGGCGCTCGGACCGGCGCTCTGGATTGTAGCGCTCAATGCGCTGCTGGCTATTCGGACATACTATCGCGGCGCGACTATCTATCCGGCAGTACTGGCGCTGGTTGTGACCACGACGCTTGCCGGGATGGCCGGTATTGCGCGAGCGCTGCCGTTGCCGCCCGGCATCTGGGTCATCCTCGATGGTCTGGCGTTCGTTGGATTGCTGGTCGCGGGGTTTACCGTGCTGCTCGATGCGGACCTGCGCACGACACCGTTGCACGAGTTGCTGGGAACAGCCATTTTGTTGATGATAGCCTTTGCCATCGGCGGGGTAGCGCTCTTCAGCGTCCAGACCGTCTATCCGACGACAGGCGCATTAGCGTGGCTGGCAATGGCGGCGCCAGCCTACTTTGGCGCGCTGGCGCTGGCGCTGCTGCTTCAGCACCTGTTTGGGCTGGCAGACTCGCGGTTAATCTGGTCATGGGCGCTGCTCTGGGCAAGCACCCTGGTGAAAACCGCCGGTTACATCGCCGACTTGCGCGGAGACGGGCTGGCGCTCGATGTGCTAGGAGCGGGATTGTGGACGACGGCATGGCTGGTGCATGGGGCAATCCTCCGTCACCTGACACTGCGTGAGTTCCACTGGGAGCACATTCCGAGCATGAACGAAAGCGACCGTCTGGTGCGCGCATTCCAGTTGACCTACTGCGGTTGTTATCGGTTGCTGCACTCGGTGTACGGCGAACGACGCGCGCGCGCCCTCGATGATCGAATGGACATTCTGGCAGCCACGGCAAACTGGGAAATCACCCTGGATCATGAGCAGGCGCGAATTGGGCAACAGGTCACGACGTTGCCCATTGCTGTGCAGGGCGCACGGTTTGCCGAAGTATTGCGTTACACAGTCGCCGAGATTGAGCAGATCGCAGGCGCTGCATTTGCGCGGCGCTGTATTCAGGCGGCATACGATGCGCTGCCCTGGCCCGAACGTGAAACAGCCAGCCGGCTCTGTTTTCCCGACACGCCATGGGCGCGTGAGTTGTCGAGTTCGTTCGGCGATATGCGTGCTGCACGCCTGCGATTGCTCCGACAGGTTGATATTTTTCTGCATTGCGACGACGACGAACTGGAAGCGCTGGTTGCCAGCGTCATCGAGCAAACGCTTGCCGGCGGCGCGACCGTGCTGCGCGCCGGCGCTGCGGCGCCGGGAATCTGGATCATCGAAGCCGGTGAGGTTGTTGCGCGGCGCGGGGAGCGTATTGTTGCGGAACTCCATCGCGGTGATGCGATCGGCGCGGCAGAGGTGATGGGCAACACACCATGCGCATACACCTACCGCACGACCATGACATCAAGCCTGCTCTTTTTGCCAGCCGAGGAGTTCTTTCATCTCACTGCCGGCCGCGTACCGCATGCCACAGCCGGTCTGGAATTGACTGAGGTGCTCCGCCTGCTGGAACAGGTGCCATTGTTCGCCGACCTCCCACGCAACACGCTGCGCGGTCTGGCAGCGATTGCAGAACAGCACACCTACCCTGCGCGCACGGTCATTGTGCGCCAGGGCAGACCCAGCGGCACTTTTTTCATTATTCGCAAAGGAACAGCAGCAGTCGTCCGGCATGATTCATCCGCCGCCAACGAAGGGCAATCGCGCGCACGCCTGATCGCGCGCCTGGGACCACAGGAGTTCTTCGGCGAACTCGAACTGCTACGCAACGCTCCACCGGTAGCAAGCGTCATCGCCCTTACGTCGCTCACCACGCTAACGCTGCCGCACGCTGCAATCCAGGCATTGGTGCACAACGACGGCAGCGTATCACGACAACTGGAACGGATCGGTACCGGAAGGCTCAAGGCGCTAGAGAGCAGGTGA